From Neobacillus sp. PS2-9, the proteins below share one genomic window:
- a CDS encoding DMT family transporter, translated as MGVEMMEERRIYMWIAAAFVTMVSFGVNNTIFKWSTGRGLSKVHIQFFFYFVAFILTLGFGMVHDAVHMNLITLLLGSLIGILNANGNIQMSKAFERGPASLTSPLIGINAIFPILCAGFIFHEHITVIQWIGIIIMLASAMIIQYSSDKNRNINYLSWILRVGLAILSFGLLGILMKTTSYLHIHSLETLIAMYGGGSIYLAISSFTMKEKWNGLVVNVGALVGLISILGYSSYFFALRTGTASIVFPIVSLNCLVVVFSGYFIYKEKLKRYQLIGVVSALIGIIFTKL; from the coding sequence ATGGGAGTTGAAATGATGGAAGAGAGAAGGATCTACATGTGGATTGCAGCTGCATTTGTGACAATGGTTAGCTTCGGAGTTAATAATACTATTTTTAAGTGGAGTACTGGACGTGGACTGTCAAAAGTGCATATTCAATTCTTTTTCTATTTTGTAGCATTTATATTAACACTTGGTTTTGGAATGGTTCATGACGCTGTACATATGAATCTAATAACTTTATTACTTGGTTCTCTGATAGGGATATTAAATGCTAACGGAAATATCCAAATGTCAAAAGCATTTGAAAGGGGACCAGCAAGTTTAACTTCTCCCTTAATTGGTATTAATGCCATTTTTCCGATACTATGTGCTGGATTTATTTTTCATGAACATATTACTGTAATCCAGTGGATAGGAATAATTATTATGCTTGCGTCTGCTATGATTATCCAGTATTCATCTGATAAGAATAGAAATATAAATTATCTGTCATGGATATTGCGAGTTGGGCTAGCCATATTATCTTTTGGTTTACTTGGAATCTTAATGAAGACGACTTCTTATTTGCATATTCATTCGTTAGAAACCTTAATCGCTATGTATGGTGGGGGAAGTATATATTTAGCAATAAGTAGTTTTACAATGAAGGAAAAATGGAATGGTCTAGTAGTAAATGTGGGTGCACTCGTTGGCCTAATAAGCATTTTAGGCTACAGTAGTTATTTTTTTGCATTAAGAACGGGGACGGCCAGTATTGTATTCCCTATTGTGAGTTTAAATTGCTTAGTAGTTGTCTTTTCAGGCTATTTCATTTATAAAGAAAAATTAAAAAGATATCAGCTCATAGGTGTAGTTTCAGCATTAATTGGAATCATTTTTACGAAATTGTAA
- a CDS encoding HAD family hydrolase, with amino-acid sequence MTDYKILFLDIDGTLVTPEDTIEESTKEAVSQIQEKGIEIFLATGRPLHEIADLAKELNINSFIGYNGAYAIYQGQDIFQEPMNSETVRHFLDIAAANQHQAVLYTHEKNYYTDLNSQMMNEFIKKFHLHKNEIYSPSINSSVLGMTLVNLQENEASLYNSEEGIHLSQVNVEGMRHCYDVIRDKVNKGYGVQMVLKRLGLNKESSIAFGDGMNDKEMLQNVGESFAMGNGHPELFQYAKHKTTDVTNSGIYNGLKKLKLVK; translated from the coding sequence ATGACCGATTACAAAATCTTATTTTTAGATATCGATGGAACACTAGTTACACCAGAGGACACGATTGAAGAATCAACCAAAGAGGCTGTTTCTCAAATTCAGGAAAAAGGAATAGAAATTTTTCTAGCAACTGGTCGTCCGCTTCACGAAATTGCTGACCTTGCGAAGGAATTGAATATTAACTCTTTTATTGGCTATAACGGAGCATACGCAATATATCAAGGACAAGATATCTTTCAAGAACCGATGAACAGCGAAACTGTGAGACATTTTCTAGACATTGCCGCAGCAAACCAGCATCAGGCAGTTCTGTATACGCATGAAAAGAACTACTATACAGATTTAAACTCACAAATGATGAATGAATTTATAAAAAAATTCCATTTACATAAGAATGAAATCTATTCTCCTTCTATTAACAGCAGTGTATTGGGGATGACATTGGTCAATCTCCAAGAAAATGAAGCATCTCTTTATAACAGTGAGGAAGGAATCCATTTATCCCAAGTCAATGTAGAGGGCATGAGGCATTGCTATGATGTGATTAGAGACAAAGTGAACAAAGGCTATGGGGTTCAAATGGTTTTAAAGCGTCTCGGCTTGAATAAAGAAAGTTCTATTGCATTTGGTGATGGAATGAATGATAAAGAAATGCTTCAGAATGTAGGAGAGAGTTTTGCTATGGGGAATGGTCATCCGGAGCTTTTTCAATATGCGAAACACAAAACCACAGATGTGACCAACTCTGGTATATATAATGGGTTAAAAAAGCTTAAACTAGTAAAATAA
- the queC gene encoding 7-cyano-7-deazaguanine synthase QueC, translating into MKNSKALVVFSGGQDSTTCLFWALKNFNEVEVVTFDYNQRHSLEIECAKSIANELGVKHHILDMALLNQLAPSALTRDDIDVKDGEEGGLPSSFVPGRNLVFLTFAGILASQIGAKHIVTGVCETDFSGYPDCRDIFVKSLNVTLNLSMDSQFVIHTPLMWIDKAETWKLADELGALEFVREKTLTCYNGVIADGCGECPACKLRKRGLDEYLKVRKEL; encoded by the coding sequence ATGAAAAACAGCAAAGCTTTAGTTGTCTTTAGTGGTGGTCAGGATAGTACTACTTGTTTATTTTGGGCATTAAAAAACTTTAATGAAGTTGAGGTAGTGACCTTTGATTATAACCAGCGTCATAGCCTTGAAATCGAGTGTGCAAAAAGTATTGCAAATGAGCTTGGTGTCAAACACCATATTTTAGATATGGCTCTCTTAAATCAATTAGCTCCTAGTGCTTTGACGCGGGATGATATAGATGTAAAGGATGGAGAAGAAGGTGGATTACCATCTTCATTTGTTCCTGGAAGAAATCTAGTGTTTTTAACGTTTGCCGGTATTTTAGCGAGTCAAATTGGGGCTAAACATATTGTTACTGGTGTATGTGAAACGGACTTTAGCGGTTATCCGGACTGTCGAGATATTTTTGTTAAATCGTTAAATGTAACACTTAACTTATCAATGGATTCACAATTTGTCATTCATACTCCACTTATGTGGATCGATAAAGCAGAAACTTGGAAATTAGCCGATGAACTTGGAGCGTTAGAGTTTGTCAGAGAAAAGACACTTACTTGCTACAACGGAGTAATTGCCGATGGTTGCGGGGAATGTCCTGCCTGTAAACTAAGAAAAAGAGGTTTGGACGAATACCTTAAAGTAAGAAAGGAGTTATAA